In one window of Lynx canadensis isolate LIC74 chromosome B3, mLynCan4.pri.v2, whole genome shotgun sequence DNA:
- the LOC115516757 gene encoding uncharacterized protein LOC115516757 produces the protein MELEELTSPPRIGTVGTLTVASQIALLAPACFAVRTASDVPPPGLWPRCSDSAPGGGDSPASDGAAAGNASCRRCAPCLPTGTVCPSRSGTESWQARSHLTEKRAVTSDSAGGVTAAAAVHLPAEQGGLVLTGPASELSEPQGRPHSAAPVVGCIAGTVSAHALHEGARRLWSQSWRGCGKFCSLPWVWSVTYESRQGLRKSIVFPIAGLHFPPNCVGLCSLMVERGL, from the coding sequence ATGGAGCTTGAGGAGCTGACTTCTCCGCCCCGGATCGGGACGGTGGGAACATTGACAGTGGCCTCTCAGATCGCCCTGCTTGCCCCTGCATGTTTCGCAGTGAGGACAGCTTCGGACGTCCCGCCGCCCGGCCTGTGGCCCCGCTGCAGTGACAGCGCGCCTGGGGGTGGTGATTCTCCGGCCTCGGATGGAGCGGCTGCTGGGAATGCCTCGTGTAGACGCTGCGCGCCCTGCCTGCCGACAGGCACCGTCTGTCCGAGCCGTAGCGGTACCGAGAGCTGGCAGGCCCGGAGCCACCTAACTGAAAAGAGGGCTGTGACCTCCGACTCCGCCGGAGGCGTCACCGCAGCTGCCGCGGTGCACCTGCCGGCCGAGCAGGGCGGCCTCGTGCTCACGGGCCCCGCCTCCGAGCTGTCCGAGCCGCAGGGTCGTCCACACAGCGCGGCGCCGGTAGTCGGCTGCATCGCGGGCACCGTCTCTGCGCACGCGCTTCACGAAGGCGCAAGACGCCTTTGGTCTCAGAGCTGGAGGGGCTGCGGCAAGTTCTGCAGTCTCCCGTGGGTGTGGAGCGTGACGTACGAGTCAAGGCAAGGTCTTCGGAAGAGCATCGTGTTTCCCATCGCAGGTTTACATTTTCCTCCTaattgcgtcgggctctgcagtCTAATGGTGGAGAGAGGGCTCTAG